Sequence from the Thermocaproicibacter melissae genome:
TTCGGGTAATTCGCCCATTTCAGAACGCGGCACTGAATCCAGAATGCTTCGTCGTTATGTACAGTTTCATTCGGCTTCCCCCTAAAGCTACTGAACTGCGGGATGTAGTAGATGTGGCCATGTACCTGTTTGATCTGCGCCCACTGCAGTTTTGTAAACTTGTCCTTGATGTTCGGATACTTGTCAATTTTGTCATCCAGTTCAATGAGTGCGCCAGCCTGAATCAGCTGAGAAGTAGCATCGGAACCCTCAATGAAATCCGGGTAATCGTTGCCGGCAATCAAAGTACCGACAGCTTCTTCTGCTGCCTGACCAGTAAGCCATGTTTCCGTTGAAGTAGCCCCAGTAAGTTCATTAAGCTTTAGCTTAGCTGCGCTATCCTCTTTCGTTTCTGCACCGGCCAGCGGCTCTGCGAAGAATGCCTTAAACTTCTTCAGCTCCCCACTCTTCTTGCTAGAAGCAGTAGTGCCCGCGCCGGTGTTGCCGCCAGCAGAAGAGGTAGAGTCTGACTTTTTGCATCCAACGCAAGCACCGGCCATCAGTGCTGCGCAAAGAGCAATTGCCAAGGCTCTTTTTGCACTTTTCATAACTTATCCCTCCATGTTGTTGTGATTTTGCAATCACCTTATTCATGCTGCTAGGCTAATTATAGACGAATTGCACAAACCCCACAACGGGGGAAAGTTTTGTTCCATTCGGGGGAAAATATAGAAGTTGTGAAAAGTACTACATTTCTGTTTTGTGAACTAATCATTTTTGTTTCTTTGCGTAGAGTTTGCCAAGCGGCGGAATTTTGTTGGCGTACAGCCTTTCAATTTCACAAAACGATCAATGAAGTAGTCGATATCATGATAACCGACTTGTTCGGCAACCTTGTAGACCTTTTCATCGGTGGTGAGAAGCAGCTGGGCCGCTTTTTCCACGCGCAAAGCCGTTAAGTAGCTTTTAAAACTGACGCCGAACTTTTTCTTGAAAACCTGCCCCAAATAGGCACTGTTCAAGTAGTATTTTTCACTCAAGGTTTTCAGGCTTATGTCATCGGCATAATGCATCTGGATTTCCTGCTCAATTTGGCCGAGCACGCCACGGACGCTCCTGTTCCGGATGGAAGCCAGATATTCCGAATATTCTGTTACAAAATTTAGAAAAATTTTCTCATTGTCATAGGTTCCGTCAGTATTAAAGGCATTTTCGGTTATGTAGTGAAGGATATCTTCCTGATTGATATTGTCATCCTGCTGAATCGCAAGGTGAATCAGTTGGAAAAGGAAATAATTCATATCAAGTGCAATTAAATCCTCATCAACATTGTTGACGCGGAAACGGGTATAAAGTTTGGAAACGCACTCCTTAATTGCCTCTTTGTTGTTCGCTGAAACCGCGTCAATCAAGGAATCAATAATTTTCTTGTCCGCGGAAAACGTACCGGAATCCGACTTCATCCTGTTCTCCGCCAGATTGGTGTCATGATTAACGGTAAAGGCCCGGCAAGTCTTGGCGATTGTGGCGGTTCGGTAAGATTCCGAAAGTTCCGTTAATTTCTGAACTTGCGAACCTACATAGTACAAAATGGGATGCCGGACCTCCTGAGAAACAAAGGAGCGGAGCTTTTCCAAAAAATCAGCAGAGGTCATGCCAAGATGAGAACACAGTTCTCGGCAACAGATGATGCCGACATCGTAACAACCTTTTCGCTGCGAGACCCCAAAGATGCAGTATAGTCCTCCGTCTTTCCCGATGAAATCAAGGCAGGCGCGGTAGAGATTCCTCTGGATAGTACGTTTTTCTTCGTCGGTCATGGATGCATATTCGCTGTCGTTTTCTGCTTCCATTCCGACATATTGTAAATCCGTCGCATTGCCCAGCCTCTGCTGAACATTCTCCAAGTCTGAACTGTCATATTTCCCCATCAGAAGCGCGACCATGCTTCTTGCGTAGAAGGCATTCTCCATGAGGGCACTGGTCTTTTTTTCTTCATGTTCTTTTTCTACACTGCTTGAAACCTCATTCAGGAGCTTTAAAAGATCATTCTTCTGCACCGGCTTTAGAATATATTCTGTGCAATGAAGCCGGATGGCCTGCTGTGCGATTTCAAAATCCTTGATGCCGCTCAAAAAGACAAAGCGGGCGTCAGATATCTTTTCCTTCCGAATCGTTTCAAGCAGTTCTATCCCGTTCATCTGCGGCATGCGGATATCGGCTATAATCAAGTCGACATGGGTATGGCGCAGTATTTCAATGGCCTGCAATCCGTTTTCTGCCGTGGCTTCAATATGAAAGCCCTGCGCCTTCCAGTCGATTATTTCGCGAAGTCCTTGAAGAATAAAAGGTTCATCATCAACAAGAAGGACTTTAAGCATCGACTAATTCTCCTCCCCTTTTTCCGAATTTTCGATTGTCCCCGGAGTGCCTTCAGTTTTCTGCGCTTGTACAAATTTAAGCGGAATATGTATCGAGACCGTTGTTCCGATTCCCTCTTCACTCTCAACATAAAACCGACATTGATTCTGGCTGAAAGATTTCAGCCGGACACAAGCATTCATAACGCCGATTCGGCTGCCTTTCTGCCTCAGGCGTTCAACGCTTGCGTGGTTCATATTGTCCAGCATCACTTTAAGCTCCGCTTCGGACATACCGATTCCGGTGTCCTCCACCTCAAGTATCATTTCATCTTCCGAAGAGCTTACATCAACAAAAACCCATCCAGGGCTTGTTTTGGATTCGATTCCATGGACGCATGCGTTTTCAACAAACGTAACAATGGTTAACTTTGGAATATTTCGATTCGCACAATCAGGATCGACATGAATGCGGTAAGAAAGCTGGTCGCCAAACCGATATTTCTGGAGCTGTAAGTAAGCTTCCGCAAAGCGAATCTCTTCGGCTACCGTAATAATATCCTGAGACCATTCCACCGAGCTTCTCATCATCAGCGAAAGCTTGCAGATCATATCCGCGGTTTCGTCTTCATGGCGGATAACGCTGTGCATGCGGATACTTTCCAAAGCATTGAAAAGGAAGTGAGGATTAATCTGGCTCTGTAATGCAAGCAATTCGGCGCGCTGGCGGGCGATGTGCGCAGCCTGTTCTTCCAGCCTTCGTTTATAGACAACATGAATCAATTCATTGATTCGGACGGCCATTCTGTTGTAGCTGTGCATGAGTTCGCCAATTTCGTCGTGCCCTCGGATATCCGGAATCTTTTCGATATGGCCTTCGTTTCTGCCGACCGTTGCAAGATGTTTGCTCAGTTTCGTGAGGCGGTAGGTAAAGGAGCGGTTAATTAAGTACATGAAAGCAATCGGAACCAATAAGCTAAACGCAATGGTTATCGTAATCAGCATGGCATTGTTTTGAACTACCTGCATAATACTTAGGTCTTTCTTCAGGACATAAATGTCATACTGTTTGGAATAGAGTTGAATGGATTGCTTAATTCCGATTTTATCTCGCTCTTTTTGTGTCAGTGTATCAAACGGCGCATCCTTTGAAGTATTTCCTTGGTTAGAAAAGAGAATCGTGTCGCCGCTGCAGACATAAACGGCATAGTTAAAATCCGCATTCAGAATTGCATTTTCAATTCCGCTGTAATCAAGATCCAATTTCATGAGTTTATCGCATCCCGGCGACCAGTTCATTTTGCGGATAATGCTGATTGCCCGCACCGGGTTCCGCCGATTGCCTTGCTCATCCGTATCCGAAATATAAGCGGATATTTTGAGTAAAAGGCCAGAATCAATAAAATCCTTGAACCACTTCTGATTGCGGATACTGTTGTAATTGCCGAATTCACCGCCGGCAATGATGGTGTCGTTGTCGGCGTAAAAGTGCAACGTAGCGCCCCGGGCTATCGTACTCACATCTCCAAAGGAATTGTTTTTGATTTCTGAGTAGCGTACATAAAAATCGTAGGGAGAAGAAAATTGAGTATTCAAAAAATCATTAATGGTGCTGTTCATCCAGAAGTCTTTTGTAATAAACACTGCATCGTCGAATTTTTGCCCTATGGTGTATTTGACCGCGTTAGAGACATCTTGCATCTCATCTTCCTGACGGCGCGTTTCCATATTCAACAAAGTCGTCAACAACAGTCCGTCCAACATCGTCATCGGGAGGATCACACACACAATATACATCAGAAACAATTTCTTTTTTAATGAGAAATCATCTAACTTTCTGTAAAGCATATTCAGAGCGTATTGGATCCGCGCACTGAGTCTCATTTTCCTACCTCCCCGCCCAAAAATTATCCTGGAAACGGCCTGTCTCTATACATCCGTTATGATTTATAATAATTATATATTAGCATATTAATAGATTTTTTGCAATATTTTTAGTGCATTTGCACAAATAAAACTGTGAATATTTTGATTTTCTCCCTTTTTTTCTAAAAAAAGAGTCAAACGTCTAAAAAAATCGAGGCAACAAAAAACAGGTGTCCCATATTGGACACCTGTTTCTTCTACTCTTGTTCTTGCCGGATATCGGTTCCCATGCAATGTGAAAACTTCTGTTAACCGGTGCAATCAGCAAACACCGCACCGGTATATTCTTCAAATTCTTTGACAGCCGCCTGCTGCAGAATATGCAGCGTTTTCGGGTCTTTTCCGCCCACGGCTTTCCCGTCAATTTCACAAGCGGCATTGCAGAGAGTACCGGAACTATGGACAAGCACCTCATCGGCATTCATCATTTCATCAAGCGTAAAGGCCTTCTCCTCAACGGCGATTCCGTTTTGCTGGGCCAGCGCTATCAGATGCTTGCGCGCTGTGCCCGGAAGAATCAAATTGCTCAGCGGTGCCGTACGGAAAACGCCGTCTTTGAGAATGGAAATGTTGCTGTGTGCACATTCTGTTACCATATTACCGCGGTGGAACACAGCTTCATCGCAGCCGGCTTCCTTTGCCTGCTGCGCAGCCATGACCGATGGAATCAGATTAATTGTTTTAATATCACAGTGAAAAAAGCGAGTGTCCTCCACTGTAATTAAGCGATATTTTTTATCAATTGCAGTAAGAGTGGACGGCGTAACGGTGATGAGCAGATTTGCGGAACCGTTCTCCGGAAACGCATGATTGCGCATACCGGTTCCGCGTGTGGCCTGCCAATAAACAAAATAGCAGTTTGCTCCGTCTACGCGGTCCACGCAACTTTGCAGTATCTTGGCTAATTCTTCCGGCTCGATATTGAGATTGATGCGCAGTTTTCTGCAGCTCGAATAAAAACGGCTGATATGGTCTTCAATCTTAAAAATCACATTGTTTGCAGCGTATGTAGCGTCATAAACGCCGTCGCCAAAATATACGGCACGATCGTTCATCGGGATGGTCATTGTTTCAATCGGTCCGGTTTTTCCGTTATAATAGCCAATGTTCTGCATAGCAGCCTCCAAATGATATAAATTTACTCTTTGCCCGCATTGATAAAGTCGACACCGCCGCCGTAGGGGTGAAAGATAATTCCTGTAACACCCTTCGCGATGGCATAGTAACTCTTCCCATAATAAAGCGGGTAGAAAATTGCCTTTTCATTCAGGTATTTCTCTGCACTTGCATATTCGGCAGCTTCTTCACTACCACCCGTTGACTGCGCTGAGGCAATTAGGGCATCGTAGCTTGCATCCTTCAAGCCAGCGGGATTGTTTGAATTCGTGCTCAAAAATTGCGAGAGTAAAAAATACGGCCCGTCTGCGGAAGGAGTGAGCGGATAAATTGCAAGGTCATATTGGCCAGATTTTACCGCACTCAGAAGGCTTGAAGTATCCATCGGCTTGAGATTGAAATAATTGTTGAATGTATCATTCCAAGCGGCAATCATTTCATTTGCAACAAGCTTGTTGGCAGAATCATTGGGGCACAGCAACGTAACGGAGTCCACTTTTGCCCCGCCGAGTTCGTTTAGACCTTGCGCAAGAAGCGACGCGGCATTCTCGTCCTGCCGCAAATAAAACGGCCCGCCCACCAGTGAGCGGTAAAGTTGACCGTTCAACCTGGTGTTGGGCAAAATGATATTCTCGGCAGGGGAAGTATCGGCGGGTAGATGCGCAAGCACTGCCGAACGGTCCAAAGCCTGTATAAATGCCCGGCGAACCTTCTCATTTTGAAACAGGCTCGACTGCACATTAAAGCCAAGCCCCCATGTGGTATCTTCCACAGAAGCGATGGTGCAGCCTGCCTTTTTCGCAGCATTCACCTTAGAAGCCGCAATCGGGACTGCATCCAGAGAAAGGGTCTTCATAGAACCGATTGGGTCGGTTTTAACCGCTGAACTGTTGTCTATGGTGAAGATAATTTTTTCCGGAAGAGGAGTTGTTCTGCCGGAATAGGAAGAACGGCTCACAAGATTCACGCTTTTCCCCTGCGTCCATCCGTAACTGCCGTCAATGCGGAACGGCCCGTTCCCCATCACATACTTTGTCTTAATCCCATAACGTCCTTTTGTGCTTTCAAAGAATTTTTGATTGCACGGCATGAAAGCCGGAGAAGCCGTAAGCCTCGGAAAGTCGGGACAAGAATATTCAAGAGTTACAACAAGCGTACGAGCGTCCTTTGCTTCCACACCGATGGAACTTACAGGCACTTTGCCTTCGTGGGCGCTTTTCGCATTTTTGATGCAATAAAACTGTGTGCAGGCGGGCGAACCTGTTGCCGGGTCAACAGCACGGCGGAATGCGTAAACAAAATCCGAAGCCGTTACGTCGCCATAGTCGGAATTGGACCATTTTGCCCCTTTGCGCAGATGGAAAGTAAACTGGGTGCTGTCGGAATTCGATTCCCATTTCTCCGCGACGCCCGGCTGTACTTCTTCCTTTTCGTCAAGCCTTGTTAAGCCTTCAAAAAGAGACTGAACCACGATGAGCGAAGAAGAATCGGAAGCGACCTGCGGGTCAAGCGACTGCGGGTCCGATTCCAAATAATAGCGGATTGTTTTTCCGGCTTTTTTCGCTTTGCCGCTTTTGCATGCGGTAAAAGAAAAGGCCATGACGGCTGCCAACAGCAAAGCAACCGCTTTTTTTATTTTCACAGGTAATGCCCCCTGAACATTGTTCCGTATTATGTATACATAGTAATAATTTTAGCATTTTTGACGGTCGTTTTCAACAAACGTCTCCGCATTTCGGCTACGTCAAAACCAACTGTGTCCAATTCTTCCATAGATATGCCGCTGCTTGCGTTCTCAGCGCTCCCGTTTCAGCATCAGCAGTGCGGCAAGGTAACAGACGGCAAGCAACAGAGTAAAATTCCAGCCTGTTTGAATCAGAATAAAAAAGCCCGCTGTCGCCAAAGGGAGCAGCAGACTCAAAGAAACCGCGGTAACAATCCGATCCGCTTTTTCGGGCTCCGTTTTTATGCAGAGAAATGCGCGAAGGACCTGCCCGCCGTCCAGCGGGGCAATCGGCAGCGCGTTAAACGCAAACAGAACCAGATTGGCATAGAAATGGATGCTCTGCCTTGTTTGAGGAATGCAGAAAAGCAGCACAGCAGCCGCAAGATTCGCCGCAGGGCCGGCAAGCGACACCAAAGCGTCCCGCTTGTAGCTGCGCTGCTCGTTCTGCCTGACGATGTCGATGCCAAACGCAGTAAAGCGCATCTGCTCCGGCACATTTCCGAGCAGCTTCATGGCAAGAATGTGCGCCGCCTCATGCAGCACTCCGCTGAGAAGCCCGGCAAAGGCTATGCCGCTGCTGTCCAGTGCAAGCACCAGCGCCACCACAGCAAGGAACGGGACGCCTACCGTTACGCAGCACTTTCCGACTCGAAATGTCATTCCGATGCTCCAGCGGAAGTTTGCGCCTGTGAAACACCGGACTGTGCACCGGTTTGCGAACCAGCCTGAGACGCACCGGACTGCGTACCGGCCGCCGAATCCGCCTGAGAAGCACTAGGCTGCGCACCCGCAGCCGAATTGCTGTTCTGCGCGGAACCGGTTCCAGCAACGGAGGCCGCTGCTCCGCTTTCTGAACCGACGACGGTTTTCGGCCCCGCCGCCGAAATATTATTCCAGAGTTCGACTACGGTTCGTCTGGCCTGATCAATCTGTTCGTCCGCAATGATGGTATCATTCACTGCCTGAACATACCACGCGCGCACGGTCTGAAAAAGTTCTCCGCCGAGCACGCGAAGGACAAGAGCCGCAACAAGGACGGCGATGCTTACCGAAATTTGGATGACGGTCAGCAGTTTGATTCCCCCGCGAGGCGCATTTTCAGGTTCATTTTCTTCTTCCGGTTCCTCGTCATAATCAAAGTCGGAGAGGTACTCCTCATTCAGGGATTCCTGATCCATATCGCGGTCCTGCATAACATCTGCCTCCTGCGTTTCATTTTTCCGATGAACATGCCTCTCTGAAAAGATATGTTCGTTGTCCGGAAAAGATAACAGGACAACAAAAAACACCGAAGAGCTTTAGGCCCTTCGGTGTTTTGCTATGGTTCGATTATTTCTTGGAGCGGATGTATTTGTCAATGGAACGGGCTGCTTCTTTGCCGCCACCCATTGCGAGAATTACGGTCGCGGCACCGCTGACGGCGTCACCGGCAGCGAACACGCCCTCGCGTGTTGTCTCCATCGTGTCGTCTTTCACGACGATGCAGCCATGGCTGTTTGCCTCAATGCCTTTCGTGGTGGAGCGGATGAGCGGGTTCGGCGAGTTGCCGATTGCCATTACAACGCAGTCCACAGGAATCTTGAAATTGGAGCCTTCCACCGGAATAGGTTTCCTGCGGCCGGAAGCGTCCGGCTCGCCGAGTTCCATGCGGATGCACTCGATTGCATTGACTTTGCCGTTCTCATCGCCGAGAATCTGAACCGGATTGCACAGGAGGTCGAAAATGACGCCCTCCTCTTTCGCATGGTGAATTTCTTCGCGGCGTGCAGGCATCTGCTCTTCCGCACGGCGGTAAACGATGTGCACGCTTTCCGCGCCGAGGCGAAGAGCGGTGCGCGCAGCGTCCATTGCCACGTTGCCGCCGCCGACGACGGCCACGTTCTTCGGGTGAATAATCGGGGTATCGTAATCCGGCTTGTAAGCCTTCATCAGGTTGACACGGGTCAGGAACTCGTTGGCCGAATAGACGCCGACAAGCCCCTCGCCCGGAATGTTCATAAAGTTCGGCAGGCCTGCGCCCGTTCCGATAAAGACGGCCTCATAGCCGTTTTCAAACAATTCGTCCACGGAGAGGACTTTGCCGATGACCATGTCGATTTTAATCTCGACGCCCTTTGCTTTGAGCGTATCGATTTCCCGCTGCACAATCTCTTTCGGCAGACGGAACTGCGGAATGCCGTACATCAGCACACCGCCTGCGGCGTGAAGCGCTTCAAACACGGTGACGGAATAGCCCATAGCTGCGAGGTCTCCCGCGCAGGTCAGGCCGGCAGGGCCGGCTCCGACGACAGCGACCTTATGGCCGTTGGGCTCAACCTTTTCCGCCTCATCTTTGCCATGCTTCATGTGCCAGTCTGCGACAAAGCGCTCCAGGCGACCGATAGCGACCGGCTCGCCTTTGATGCCGCGCACACAATTGTGCTCGCACTGATTCTCCTGCGGGCAGACACGGCCGCAGATTGCTGGCAGGGAGTTTGTCATCTTAATGGTGCGGTATGCACCCTCATAATCTCCCTCGGCAACCTGCTGAATAAAATCAGGAATATGCACAGCCACGGGGCAGCCTTTCATGCAGGGCTTGTGCTTGCAGTGGAGGCAGCGTTCTGCTTCGTTCTTTGCCATTTCTTCGGTGTAGCCGTAAGAAACTTCGTCAAAATTTTTGTTGCGTACATTTGGCTCCTGCTCCGGCATCGGAGTCTTTTTCGGATTCATATTAGGCATTTTTTGCGCCCTCCATCAAACGACAGTTAAATTCACGTGCAGCCTCGCGTTCCATTTCGTAATAAGTTCTGGAGCGCTTGATGGCTTCATCAAAATCGACCTCATGTCCGTCGAAATCCGGGCCGTCCACGCAGGCGAACTTTGTCTTTCCGCCAACGGTAAGCCGGCAACCGCCGCACATTCCGGTTCCGTCAATCATAATCGGGTTCATGCTGACGATGGTTTTGATTCCGTATTTCTTGGTAAGCTCACTGACAGCACGCATCATGACAAGCGGCCCGATGGCGACAACGACGTCATAATTTGCGCCACCCTCGATTTGCTCGCGGAGTGCGTCGGTTACAAAGCCCTTGTGGCCGTTGGATCCGTCGTCCGTCATGACAATTAGCTTATCGCTGACACTGCGCATTTCGTCTTCCAGAATGATTAAGTTTTTATTGCGGAAACCGGCAATCATATCGACTTCGGTCCCCTGCGCATGCAGCGCTTTTGCCTGCGGATAAGCAATGGCGCAGCCGGCGCCGCCGCCGATTACCGCGGCTTTCTTGTAGTCAGTGAGGTTGCTTGGCTTGCCGAGCGGGCCGATGAAATCGAGCAGTGCATCTCCCTCGCCTAGCTGGTCGAGAAGCATCGTCGTTTTTCCAACGATCTGATATATGATAGTTACTGTCCCTTTTTCACGGTCATAGTCGGCAATGGTCAGCGGAATTCGCTCACCGTGCTCATTGACACGAAGAATAATAAATTCTCCTGCTTGTGCTTTTTTCGCGATGAACGGTGCGTCGATTACCATGAGCGTCATGGAATCGTTCAGTTTCCGCTTTTGCAGAATTTGAAACATTGCGACACTTCCTATG
This genomic interval carries:
- the gltA gene encoding NADPH-dependent glutamate synthase; the protein is MPNMNPKKTPMPEQEPNVRNKNFDEVSYGYTEEMAKNEAERCLHCKHKPCMKGCPVAVHIPDFIQQVAEGDYEGAYRTIKMTNSLPAICGRVCPQENQCEHNCVRGIKGEPVAIGRLERFVADWHMKHGKDEAEKVEPNGHKVAVVGAGPAGLTCAGDLAAMGYSVTVFEALHAAGGVLMYGIPQFRLPKEIVQREIDTLKAKGVEIKIDMVIGKVLSVDELFENGYEAVFIGTGAGLPNFMNIPGEGLVGVYSANEFLTRVNLMKAYKPDYDTPIIHPKNVAVVGGGNVAMDAARTALRLGAESVHIVYRRAEEQMPARREEIHHAKEEGVIFDLLCNPVQILGDENGKVNAIECIRMELGEPDASGRRKPIPVEGSNFKIPVDCVVMAIGNSPNPLIRSTTKGIEANSHGCIVVKDDTMETTREGVFAAGDAVSGAATVILAMGGGKEAARSIDKYIRSKK
- a CDS encoding aminotransferase class IV; translated protein: MQNIGYYNGKTGPIETMTIPMNDRAVYFGDGVYDATYAANNVIFKIEDHISRFYSSCRKLRINLNIEPEELAKILQSCVDRVDGANCYFVYWQATRGTGMRNHAFPENGSANLLITVTPSTLTAIDKKYRLITVEDTRFFHCDIKTINLIPSVMAAQQAKEAGCDEAVFHRGNMVTECAHSNISILKDGVFRTAPLSNLILPGTARKHLIALAQQNGIAVEEKAFTLDEMMNADEVLVHSSGTLCNAACEIDGKAVGGKDPKTLHILQQAAVKEFEEYTGAVFADCTG
- a CDS encoding sensor histidine kinase, with protein sequence MRLSARIQYALNMLYRKLDDFSLKKKLFLMYIVCVILPMTMLDGLLLTTLLNMETRRQEDEMQDVSNAVKYTIGQKFDDAVFITKDFWMNSTINDFLNTQFSSPYDFYVRYSEIKNNSFGDVSTIARGATLHFYADNDTIIAGGEFGNYNSIRNQKWFKDFIDSGLLLKISAYISDTDEQGNRRNPVRAISIIRKMNWSPGCDKLMKLDLDYSGIENAILNADFNYAVYVCSGDTILFSNQGNTSKDAPFDTLTQKERDKIGIKQSIQLYSKQYDIYVLKKDLSIMQVVQNNAMLITITIAFSLLVPIAFMYLINRSFTYRLTKLSKHLATVGRNEGHIEKIPDIRGHDEIGELMHSYNRMAVRINELIHVVYKRRLEEQAAHIARQRAELLALQSQINPHFLFNALESIRMHSVIRHEDETADMICKLSLMMRSSVEWSQDIITVAEEIRFAEAYLQLQKYRFGDQLSYRIHVDPDCANRNIPKLTIVTFVENACVHGIESKTSPGWVFVDVSSSEDEMILEVEDTGIGMSEAELKVMLDNMNHASVERLRQKGSRIGVMNACVRLKSFSQNQCRFYVESEEGIGTTVSIHIPLKFVQAQKTEGTPGTIENSEKGEEN
- a CDS encoding peptide ABC transporter substrate-binding protein; the protein is MKIKKAVALLLAAVMAFSFTACKSGKAKKAGKTIRYYLESDPQSLDPQVASDSSSLIVVQSLFEGLTRLDEKEEVQPGVAEKWESNSDSTQFTFHLRKGAKWSNSDYGDVTASDFVYAFRRAVDPATGSPACTQFYCIKNAKSAHEGKVPVSSIGVEAKDARTLVVTLEYSCPDFPRLTASPAFMPCNQKFFESTKGRYGIKTKYVMGNGPFRIDGSYGWTQGKSVNLVSRSSYSGRTTPLPEKIIFTIDNSSAVKTDPIGSMKTLSLDAVPIAASKVNAAKKAGCTIASVEDTTWGLGFNVQSSLFQNEKVRRAFIQALDRSAVLAHLPADTSPAENIILPNTRLNGQLYRSLVGGPFYLRQDENAASLLAQGLNELGGAKVDSVTLLCPNDSANKLVANEMIAAWNDTFNNYFNLKPMDTSSLLSAVKSGQYDLAIYPLTPSADGPYFLLSQFLSTNSNNPAGLKDASYDALIASAQSTGGSEEAAEYASAEKYLNEKAIFYPLYYGKSYYAIAKGVTGIIFHPYGGGVDFINAGKE
- a CDS encoding site-2 protease family protein produces the protein MTFRVGKCCVTVGVPFLAVVALVLALDSSGIAFAGLLSGVLHEAAHILAMKLLGNVPEQMRFTAFGIDIVRQNEQRSYKRDALVSLAGPAANLAAAVLLFCIPQTRQSIHFYANLVLFAFNALPIAPLDGGQVLRAFLCIKTEPEKADRIVTAVSLSLLLPLATAGFFILIQTGWNFTLLLAVCYLAALLMLKRER
- a CDS encoding sulfide/dihydroorotate dehydrogenase-like FAD/NAD-binding protein — translated: MFQILQKRKLNDSMTLMVIDAPFIAKKAQAGEFIILRVNEHGERIPLTIADYDREKGTVTIIYQIVGKTTMLLDQLGEGDALLDFIGPLGKPSNLTDYKKAAVIGGGAGCAIAYPQAKALHAQGTEVDMIAGFRNKNLIILEDEMRSVSDKLIVMTDDGSNGHKGFVTDALREQIEGGANYDVVVAIGPLVMMRAVSELTKKYGIKTIVSMNPIMIDGTGMCGGCRLTVGGKTKFACVDGPDFDGHEVDFDEAIKRSRTYYEMEREAAREFNCRLMEGAKNA
- a CDS encoding response regulator transcription factor, translated to MLKVLLVDDEPFILQGLREIIDWKAQGFHIEATAENGLQAIEILRHTHVDLIIADIRMPQMNGIELLETIRKEKISDARFVFLSGIKDFEIAQQAIRLHCTEYILKPVQKNDLLKLLNEVSSSVEKEHEEKKTSALMENAFYARSMVALLMGKYDSSDLENVQQRLGNATDLQYVGMEAENDSEYASMTDEEKRTIQRNLYRACLDFIGKDGGLYCIFGVSQRKGCYDVGIICCRELCSHLGMTSADFLEKLRSFVSQEVRHPILYYVGSQVQKLTELSESYRTATIAKTCRAFTVNHDTNLAENRMKSDSGTFSADKKIIDSLIDAVSANNKEAIKECVSKLYTRFRVNNVDEDLIALDMNYFLFQLIHLAIQQDDNINQEDILHYITENAFNTDGTYDNEKIFLNFVTEYSEYLASIRNRSVRGVLGQIEQEIQMHYADDISLKTLSEKYYLNSAYLGQVFKKKFGVSFKSYLTALRVEKAAQLLLTTDEKVYKVAEQVGYHDIDYFIDRFVKLKGCTPTKFRRLANSTQRNKND